The genomic interval TTGCGAGCCGGCGTGAACTATCAGCTTACCAAGGCGGTATCCGTCCAAGCAGGATACACCCTCTTGCTCGGCGGCGGCATCAGCCGCGCCAGCCGGCGAGTCGAGTACACTCTGCCTGCGCTCAAAATCTTCGACGGAAACAACCACGACGCCTGGATGGCCAACGGCTTGAATTTGGGAATCACGTGCAACCGATAGGCGAAGTCAATTTGGATACAAGCCGGTCGAGACTTTGCGAATATCTGCGTGTCGAATCTATCCATGATTCGCAAACGATGAAATGTTGGCCATTCCATGAGTATCGATCGGTGCTAAAGGCGCAGATGGAACCGGCGCTTGCGTTTTTCGCAGCACTCCCGTGAAGATCCGCCGGCTGCCGCTTTCGAATTCGCCGAGCGTGATTTCGGCCGAAAAAATCGTGCCGTCTCGATGTTGGACTTTGACGGGCCGGCCGATCCCCAGGATCTTGGGTTGACCCGAATCGAGGTATTGCTTCAGCGCCAAATCATGGTTGGCTCGCTGCCTTTCTGGAATCAGCATTCGCACGTCTTTGCCGATCAACTCTTCCGCCGAATAGCCGGTTAGCCGCAAGATGGCCGAGTTTACCGACTGAATCACGCCACGCTCATCGGCCGTGAGAATGCCATCGACGACCGTCTCCAAGATCGATCGCGACCGCTCTTCGCTCTCTTTCAGGGCAATTTGCGCCGCCTTCAACTCGGTAATGTCTTGCAGCGAACCGGCCATCCGCATTGGTTCGCCGCGATCGTTGTGGACCACTTTGCCGCGGACGCGAAACCAGCGATATTCCCCCTGCCGGTTGCGCAGCCGATATTCAATGTCGTAGGGCACGCCTTCGTTAATGTGCCGCTGAATGGCGATCATCGTATGTTGAAAATCGTCGGGGTGAAGATGCTCCTCGAACGTGGAAAACAATTTGGGAAGCTGTTCGTCTTCGGAGTAGCCGAGTAATTTCTTGCAGCGCGATGAAAAAGCGAGTTCGTTGGTGCGCAAGTCCCAGTCCCAGATGCCATCGCTGGAGCCTTCGATCGACCGCTCGAGCCATTCGTTGCGAGTGCGCAAGGCAGTTTCCGTCGATTTACGTTCGGAAATATCTTCGTGACGGACGACCACCAGAATTCTTCCCTCGATCAGGGTGCGGCGAGCTCGCAGCAGGAACCAGCGTTGGTCGTCTTCACCGCCGGCCGCGTAGGCCAGCGTAAAGCTGTCTTGCGTGCCGTCGATCACGTTGCGCAAACCGGCTCGGATGGCTTGCCCGGTGGCTTCCGCGTTGCAGTAATCGAAGTAGCTGCGGCCCAGGCCGTGACTGGGGTCGCGTCGGCCCAAAGTGCTGTGAATCGCCGGCCACGCCTCGTTGAAATAGACGATGATTCCCGATACGTCGAGCACGACGGTCGGCTGTCGCAACGCATCGAGGACGCCGGCATATTCGTCGCGCGTGAGCAGCTTGTCGCACTTCGTTGACATCTTGCCCAAGAATGAAGAAGAAAAGATTGCCTTATCATTTGTACGTCGTACCGCGAAATGCGGTGGAAGAACTCGGAAAAAGTTGGGATAATCGCGGTCGTTCGCGGGACGTTTTTGACGAAGACATGGTTCGACTCGCAATTGATGCTTTTTGGCAACGCCGAAAGCTAAATAGGTTGCCGTGAAGCAGCATTGCGAGCGGTTTAAGTTTGGCCGCCTTGCTGGTTGCGCCTGCATGAACGCGCATGCTTTACGTACCGCACTGGTAGAAAATCAATGAAGGTGATCATTCGAGCAGAGAAACCGGGCGAAGAAACCGCCATCCGCGCGCTTCATGACCTGGCGTTTTCCAGTCCCTTTGAAGGGGAGTTGGTCGACAACTTACGCAGCGCTGGTCGGCTGACCATTTCGCGCGTGGCCATCGATGGCGACAAAGTCGTAGGCCACATTGCACTTAGCCCAGTGACCGTTGGCCCATCGAACGTTGGCTTGGGACTTGCTCCATTGGGCGTGTTGCCCGAATCTCAACGGCAATCGATCGGCTCGAACCTCGTGCTGGATGCGCTTGGCCAGTGCGCGGCGATTGGTACTGGAATCATTGTCGTACTCGGCGCGCCGGAATACTATGGCAGATTCGGCTTTAAGCCCGCTGCGAATTGGAACTTGATTGATGAATACGATGGGGGTGCTGCGTTCCAGGCGATCGCTTTGGATGCAACGGCTATTCCCGCGGAGGGCGGGCTTGTTAAGTACTCCCCGGAATTTTCCATTTTCGCGGCCTAATGTCAGCCGGACTTCGATCAATCGCCTTCTCCCGGTGCCTCGGCCACCAGATGATGCCGACTATAGAACGCAAAATAGACGATGAACGCCGCATAGACGATCGCCGCCCACAAGATTGCCTTGAGATCGACGAACACTCCGGCGACGGCCGCCGCCACGGCGAGCACCAGCGCAATTCCCGAGGTGACAATGCCGCCCGGCGTTCGGTAGGGGCGAGGCAGTTGCGGCTCTTTGATCCGCAGCGCAATGTGGGCAGCCATCATCAGCACATACGAAATCGTCGCGCCAAAGACCGAGACCAGGACGAGCAAGTCTCCCTGTTTGGTGAGCGAAAGCAAGAAGCCGACAACGCCTGGTATAATCAGTGCCATATACGGTGACTGCCGCCGATTGGTCAACGACAACCACCTGGGCAAGTAGCCCGCCCGCGACAACGCGAAGATCAACCGCGAATACCCGTAGATGATCGAGAAGAAGCTTGCGATGAGTCCGGCCAAGCCGACCAAATTGACGAGTTTCGATGCCCCAGTCGATTCGCCGTACGCGGCGGGGGCTTCGAGCGCCGCCACCAGTGGCGCTCCTGCTTCCATGATCGCCTTCGATCCTGCCCCGCCCGGCCCGAAGACGAGGATCAGCGAGCCGAACAACAACAACACAGCGATACCCCCCAGCAGCCCGCGGGGTAAATCGCGCTGCGGGTTTCGGGTTTCCTCGGCCGCCAGCGGAACGCCTTCGATCGCCAGAAAAAACCACATTCCATAGGGAATGGCCGCCCAAATGCCTAAGTAGCCCAGCGGTAAGAAGCGGCTCGCGCCGACGGCCTCGTTTGGATCCGCCACGGGAATGTCGAATAGATTCTGCGGATTGAAATGCGGAATCATCGCCACGATAAATACCAGCAGCGCCGCGGCTGCAATCGCCGTAATGGTGAAAATCAGCTTCAGGGCCTCGCCTGCGCCGAAGGCATGAATGCCAATGAAGACGGCGTAGAAACTCAAGTAAACAGGCCAGCCCGCGATGCCAAAGTACGACTTACAGTAGTCGCCAATGAAAACGACGATTGCCGCTGGAGCGATGGCATATTCAATCAAGATCGCCGTGCCGGTCAAGAATCCGCCCAGCGGTCCAAAGGCTCGGCGGGCAAATCCATAGCCTCCCCCCGCCGTTGGAATCGCTGCCGACAGTTCGGCCAGCGCAAAACACATGCACGTATACATGACTGCCATCAGCAGCGCGGCCATCAGCAGTCCACCCCAGCCTCCATACTTCAAACCGAATTGCCAACCGGCAAAATCTCCAGAAATGACGTATGCGACTCCGAGACCAACGAGCGATATCCAGCTTGCCGCCCCCCGTTTCAGTTGACGCTGGGAGAAATAGCCGGAACCCACATGTTCATATTCGGCTCCTGCTCCGTGCGCAGAGGGATCGTTCGTCATCGGCAAGCCTGCAATCCGCCAAAGAGTAGCCCCGAAAAACGGAGTATTGTAAAAGTTTTCGCGAGGGTTGGATACCGGTGGCGGCGGTGCCGGCGGCGAACCTCATTTTCAAGATATCGCGTTCACGAAAACTCGCCGAGTCAGCATGGGCGAAGCCGTAACGTGCCAAGCGCGAACCGCGGCAGCGAATCGCAGCCTGACGGGACCAGGTGCAACAGGCGGGGGGAAGCAACGAAAAGCTTCCTGATGATTTGGGCTTGTAGCGACGGCGACGGACCAGCACGCGGCGTCGCTGCGATTGAGCTACTTTTTTTCATCCTTGTCCGTCGCGGCGGACGCCGTCTTGGCTTCCTCTTCTTTCTTTTCGCCGTCTTTTTTCGTATCGTCTTTCTTGCCGGCCGCGGCCTTTTCGTCGGTTTTAGCAGGTTCGAGGGCTTTCAGTTCCTTTTCGATGTCTGCCAGGCGAGCCGTCGCGCTTTCTGCGTTTTTCTTCGCCGTGGCAAGTTGTTGCTCCGCTTTCACCAAATCGGCCTGGGCTGTTTCCGCTTGTGTTTTGGCCGATTTGAGCGATTTTGTCAGCCTCATTTTGACGACCACCGGATGATTATAACCAAGATCGACGACCAGGCCTGGCGTTTCCTTTTCGAGGGCCATCGCGGCGTCGTAAGACGCTTTGGATTGCCACAAATAGAGATTCTTGAGTTGCTTCAAATTGGCCAGATGTTTCAGACCTACATCGCCGACTTCCGTTCCATAGAGGTTGAGATATTCGAGATTTGCCAGCGCCGACAAATGAGCCAATCCCTCATCGGTCGCGGTGGAATTTTCTAGATGCAGCTTCGACATGTTTTTGAGCTTCGCCAGCGGCGCCAGCCCAGCGGCAGTCGGCTTTGAACCGGCAAGATTGAGCGAATCGACTTGATCGGCTACCCCTTCGAGCAGTGCCAAATCTTCGTCGCCGGCCGGCTTGTCGCGGTGTGCAAACGAAACCCACAGCAAATTGCTGCCAGCGAACATGGGCATGACCTGCGCGCCGGCGGATGTCAGTTGGTCGATTGCCTGCTTGGGCGCTGCCGCGACTTCGGCTGGCGCTTTAGTCTCGGTTTCGTGCGGTGCGGCCACGGGCTTTTCCGGTGACGTATCTACTGCCGAAGCCGATAGCGGAGCACCCTGTTTGATCCATGTTTCGATCAGCGCGATTTGTTCTTTGGGAAGCGGGTCGGCCTTTTTGGGCATGCGCTTCGCGGCGTCGGTCGTCACCAGCCGCTGATAGAGCGAGCTTTTTTCCGGATCTCCAGCCACGAGAAATTCGGGCTTCGCCTTCATCTTTTCCTGGATGGCTTCAGCGTTTTGCAGATGCAACTTGCCTTGTCCCTTCTCGGCCCCGTGGCACTTTGCACAATGCTCAATAAAAATCGGCTGAATTTGTTTGACGAAATCCACCTTTTCTTCTTCGGCCACAACCGCGGTCGCGATCAACGCCCAAATCAACGACGCCAATGAAATCCGCTTCATGATATTCGCCTCACCTTTTTGCAAAAACATGGAATTTGCTAACGGCCACATCCACCGATCCAAGCTGCGAGCAACATGCCATTATAGCTTTTTGAAACTACGATAACCGCCCATCACCCGCGAAAATCTAATGAAATTCGCGGCAATTCCGAAAGGCCCTTGAGGGCAAAACTTCGCTGAAATTTCGCACATCCCATCGTCAATGGGCAATCCAGACCACAAGTTCGCACGACGAGTTGGCCCAGCGCGCGGTCGACACAACCCACGGCAGCATCGCTCTGGTCCAACACCTCGTACAAGAGCTTTGGCCGAACGATCAAGTTGGTCGCACGCGAGCCAATGCGCCGGGCCGCCGACCAAGTTTTGCACCGCAAGAAAATTAGTCCGTCTGAATGCATTCGCAAACCGGCAGACATGCGGCCTCTCCTGCGATAAAATACTGAAAAGCCAAACGATTCCAAATTCCTTTTGCCGCATTCTCAACGGACGCAATCTCATGGCCACTTCCACACGGACGAAAGACCCATTCGGAGCGAAAACTTCCTTCAATACCGGCAGTGGGAAGGCGGTGCTCTACCGACTGTCGAAACTCGAAGAACTCGGCCTCGGTCAGATTTCCGCTTTGCCATTTTCGATTCGCGTGCTGCTCGAATCACTGCTCAGGAATTGTGATGGCTATGAAGTTTCTGAACGAGATGTAAGGAATCTGGCGTCGTGGAATGCCGAGCAGCCGGCAGAGACAGAAATCCCCTTCAAGCCGGCCCGCGTCGTGTTGCAAGATTTCACGGGGGTGCCATGCGTCGTCGATTTGGCCGCGATGCGCAGCGCCATGAAGCGGCTCGGCGGCGATCCGAAGAAAATCAATCCACTTTTACCGGTCGATCTAGTGATCGATCATTCGGTTCAAGTCGATCATTTCGGCTCCGCGGACTCGCTCGATCTGAATGTCGAATTGGAATTCCATCGCAATCGCGAGCGATACGAGTTTTTGCGTTGGGGCCAAAAAGCATTCGATAATTTCCAGGTCGTGCCGCCCAATATCGGCATTGTGCATCAGGTGAATCTGGAGTTTCTGGCCAAAGTTGCCTTTCTGCGGAAAATCGACGGCGATGTCGTCGCCTTGCCCGACAGCCTTGTCGGTACCGACAGTCACACCACGATGATTAACGGCCTTGGTGTGGTTGGTTGGGGAGTGGGTGGTATCGAAGCCGAGGCGAACATGCTCGGCCAGTCGCTCTACATGTTGATGCCTGAGGTGATTGGTTTCGAAGTCACCGGCGAGTTGCAACCGGCCGTTACGGCAACAGATTTGGTGCTCACCGTTACGCAAATCCTGCGCAAAGCAGGGGTCGTTGGTAAATT from Pirellulales bacterium carries:
- a CDS encoding N-acetyltransferase — protein: MKVIIRAEKPGEETAIRALHDLAFSSPFEGELVDNLRSAGRLTISRVAIDGDKVVGHIALSPVTVGPSNVGLGLAPLGVLPESQRQSIGSNLVLDALGQCAAIGTGIIVVLGAPEYYGRFGFKPAANWNLIDEYDGGAAFQAIALDATAIPAEGGLVKYSPEFSIFAA
- a CDS encoding PAS domain S-box protein — protein: MSTKCDKLLTRDEYAGVLDALRQPTVVLDVSGIIVYFNEAWPAIHSTLGRRDPSHGLGRSYFDYCNAEATGQAIRAGLRNVIDGTQDSFTLAYAAGGEDDQRWFLLRARRTLIEGRILVVVRHEDISERKSTETALRTRNEWLERSIEGSSDGIWDWDLRTNELAFSSRCKKLLGYSEDEQLPKLFSTFEEHLHPDDFQHTMIAIQRHINEGVPYDIEYRLRNRQGEYRWFRVRGKVVHNDRGEPMRMAGSLQDITELKAAQIALKESEERSRSILETVVDGILTADERGVIQSVNSAILRLTGYSAEELIGKDVRMLIPERQRANHDLALKQYLDSGQPKILGIGRPVKVQHRDGTIFSAEITLGEFESGSRRIFTGVLRKTQAPVPSAPLAPIDTHGMANISSFANHG
- the eat gene encoding ethanolamine permease, coding for MTNDPSAHGAGAEYEHVGSGYFSQRQLKRGAASWISLVGLGVAYVISGDFAGWQFGLKYGGWGGLLMAALLMAVMYTCMCFALAELSAAIPTAGGGYGFARRAFGPLGGFLTGTAILIEYAIAPAAIVVFIGDYCKSYFGIAGWPVYLSFYAVFIGIHAFGAGEALKLIFTITAIAAAALLVFIVAMIPHFNPQNLFDIPVADPNEAVGASRFLPLGYLGIWAAIPYGMWFFLAIEGVPLAAEETRNPQRDLPRGLLGGIAVLLLFGSLILVFGPGGAGSKAIMEAGAPLVAALEAPAAYGESTGASKLVNLVGLAGLIASFFSIIYGYSRLIFALSRAGYLPRWLSLTNRRQSPYMALIIPGVVGFLLSLTKQGDLLVLVSVFGATISYVLMMAAHIALRIKEPQLPRPYRTPGGIVTSGIALVLAVAAAVAGVFVDLKAILWAAIVYAAFIVYFAFYSRHHLVAEAPGEGD